One stretch of Xanthomonas sp. DAR 35659 DNA includes these proteins:
- a CDS encoding SpoIIE family protein phosphatase, protein MLWGSLIQVALLLGLALLFYLGARQVVVRNAREEVAGLAQQTARSLDATLGSVQVSGRTLAAGAAGVGRQPFNLRSLLHATLEGDPDIAGALLVIEPGALKGDDRGFAWHLRRVRGKLIEQPAEALGFDYRTMPWYRRTLAASAPWWSEPYSEAAIGGDYLTTYNLPLRLPGDGPQAPAIGMVSVDVPLKRLQAIVGELPAGAGLQPMLLSPDGLFVLHPDPALRFRRTLEAHVARARPDLSPLAAAVAAHAPVRFSHTAPDGERYLTQSAAVGDTGWTFALTVSEGYTVAGLNRIALWVALGGGTALLLWLWLLHRYTARLARPIEDLTNSAGHFSQGEFDYPLRHVERADEVGVMARAFDRARGSIKLQLEEIATLAQARQRMQSELSIARDIQRAMLPGGRTFDSAHKHLETYALLEPATMVGGDFYQFFETEPGLLWFVVGDVSDKGVPAALFMARAMTVLEVAARRHGRPDAILIAASQRMVEGNDTCMFATVLCGLIDVHSGDYWLSSAGHEPPVLLGADGHAQLLALESGPPLGIDPQTRYPVMRGRLAAGATLLSYTDGITEAMDAHEKAYGAERLLAALQPGIDAQAQCARVLADVHAFTGSAPQSDDITLLAIRLRQDPTREGAA, encoded by the coding sequence ATGCTGTGGGGCAGCCTGATCCAGGTGGCGCTGCTGCTGGGCCTGGCGCTGCTGTTCTACCTGGGCGCGCGCCAGGTGGTGGTGCGCAACGCGCGCGAGGAGGTGGCCGGGCTGGCGCAGCAGACCGCGCGCAGCCTGGACGCGACGCTGGGCTCGGTGCAGGTCAGCGGGCGCACGCTGGCCGCCGGCGCGGCCGGGGTCGGGCGCCAGCCGTTCAACCTGCGCAGCCTGCTGCACGCCACGCTGGAGGGTGACCCGGACATCGCCGGGGCGCTGCTGGTGATCGAGCCGGGGGCGCTGAAGGGCGACGACCGCGGCTTCGCCTGGCACCTGCGGCGCGTGCGCGGCAAGCTGATCGAGCAGCCGGCCGAGGCGCTGGGTTTCGACTACCGCACCATGCCCTGGTACCGGCGCACGCTGGCGGCGTCGGCGCCGTGGTGGTCCGAGCCGTACAGCGAGGCCGCCATCGGCGGCGACTACCTGACCACCTACAACCTGCCGCTGCGCCTGCCCGGCGACGGCCCGCAGGCGCCGGCGATCGGCATGGTCAGCGTGGACGTGCCGCTGAAACGGCTGCAGGCGATCGTCGGCGAGTTGCCGGCCGGGGCCGGGCTGCAGCCGATGCTGCTGTCGCCGGACGGGCTGTTCGTGCTGCATCCGGACCCGGCGCTGCGCTTCCGCCGCACGCTGGAGGCGCACGTGGCGCGGGCGCGGCCGGACCTGTCGCCGTTGGCCGCCGCGGTGGCCGCGCACGCGCCGGTGCGCTTTTCCCACACCGCGCCCGACGGCGAGCGCTACCTGACCCAGAGCGCGGCGGTCGGCGACACCGGCTGGACCTTCGCGCTGACCGTGTCGGAGGGCTATACGGTGGCCGGGCTCAACCGCATCGCGCTGTGGGTGGCGCTGGGCGGCGGCACCGCGCTGCTGCTGTGGCTGTGGCTGCTGCACCGCTACACCGCGCGGCTGGCGCGGCCGATCGAGGACCTGACCAATTCGGCTGGGCATTTCAGCCAGGGCGAGTTCGATTACCCGCTGCGCCACGTGGAGCGCGCGGACGAAGTGGGGGTGATGGCGCGCGCCTTCGATCGCGCGCGCGGTTCGATCAAGCTGCAGTTGGAGGAGATCGCCACCCTGGCGCAGGCGCGGCAGCGGATGCAGAGCGAACTGTCGATCGCGCGCGACATCCAGCGCGCGATGCTGCCCGGCGGGCGCACCTTCGACAGCGCGCACAAGCACCTGGAAACCTATGCGCTGCTGGAGCCGGCGACGATGGTGGGCGGCGATTTCTACCAGTTCTTCGAGACCGAGCCGGGGCTGCTGTGGTTCGTGGTCGGCGACGTTTCGGACAAGGGCGTGCCGGCGGCGCTGTTCATGGCACGGGCGATGACCGTGCTGGAGGTGGCCGCGCGCCGCCACGGCCGGCCGGACGCGATTCTGATCGCGGCCTCGCAGCGCATGGTCGAGGGCAACGACACCTGCATGTTCGCCACCGTGCTGTGCGGCCTGATCGACGTGCACAGCGGCGACTACTGGCTGTCCAGCGCCGGCCACGAGCCGCCGGTGCTGCTCGGCGCCGACGGCCACGCGCAGCTGCTGGCGCTGGAATCGGGGCCGCCGCTGGGGATCGACCCGCAGACCCGCTACCCGGTGATGCGCGGCCGCCTGGCCGCCGGCGCCACCTTGCTGAGTTATACCGACGGCATCACCGAGGCGATGGACGCGCACGAAAAGGCCTACGGCGCCGAACGCCTGCTGGCCGCGCTGCAGCCCGGCATCGATGCGCAGGCGCAGTGCGCGCGGGTGCTGGCCGACGTGCACGCGTTCACCGGGTCGGCACCGCAATCCGACGACATTACCCTGCTGGCGATCCGCTTGCGCCAGGATCCGACGCGGGAGGGCGCGGCATGA
- a CDS encoding ATP-binding protein yields MNLRLQMVPALDALAQLSDTLEDALLRHGVASDHVSRARLIVEELACNTLEHGHLSSEQPPVEVVLQVDTGTLVLEFHDSGPAFDLRHAPPPDLDAEIAERPIGGLGLHLVRQLADHIDYRHDAGRNVVRITLLQPFDPVPQEFPA; encoded by the coding sequence ATGAACTTGCGATTGCAGATGGTGCCGGCGCTGGACGCGCTGGCGCAGTTGAGCGACACGCTGGAGGACGCGCTGCTGCGCCATGGCGTGGCCTCGGACCACGTGAGCCGCGCGCGGCTGATCGTGGAGGAACTGGCCTGCAACACGCTGGAACACGGCCACCTGAGCAGCGAGCAGCCGCCGGTGGAAGTCGTGCTGCAGGTGGACACCGGCACGCTGGTGCTGGAGTTCCACGACAGCGGCCCGGCCTTCGACCTGCGCCACGCGCCGCCGCCGGACCTGGACGCGGAGATCGCCGAGCGTCCGATCGGCGGGCTCGGCCTGCACCTGGTGCGCCAGCTCGCCGACCACATCGACTACCGCCACGACGCCGGCCGCAACGTCGTGCGCATCACCTTGCTGCAGCCCTTCGACCCCGTCCCCCAGGAGTTCCCCGCATGA
- a CDS encoding STAS domain-containing protein has product MTTLSLQIEPAQDRRQRITLSGRLDTHTYQALDEALAPLLATPITTLVLDLSHLDYISSAGIRSIFKARKVLATREGRVLVVNPQPQIRKVFDVVKAVPLNEIFTSVQELDEYLDEMQRRVLEQGEGG; this is encoded by the coding sequence ATGACCACGTTGAGCCTGCAGATCGAGCCCGCGCAGGACAGGCGCCAGCGCATCACCCTCAGCGGGCGCCTGGACACGCACACCTACCAGGCGCTGGACGAGGCGCTGGCGCCCCTGCTGGCCACCCCGATCACCACCCTGGTGCTGGACCTGTCGCACCTGGACTACATCAGCAGCGCCGGCATCCGCTCGATCTTCAAGGCACGCAAGGTATTGGCCACGCGCGAGGGCCGGGTGCTGGTGGTCAACCCGCAGCCGCAGATCCGCAAGGTGTTCGACGTGGTCAAGGCGGTGCCGTTGAACGAGATCTTCACCTCGGTGCAGGAACTGGACGAGTACCTGGACGAGATGCAGCGGCGGGTGCTGGAGCAGGGAGAGGGCGGGTAG
- a CDS encoding PadR family transcriptional regulator, whose product MPRATDPTPRPPRRLFDEDGPGAHARGGGRGQRPLGHGDLRLLLLAMIETQPRHGYELIRAVAELFHGLYTPSAGTVYPTLAQLEAQGLVQADADAARKRYAITADGRAFVQAQRAQLDAAVERTHHRARALVRANVPAPVREAMRRIKHGLLARHGRWTDAEIERVAQLLIQAADGMARDGDG is encoded by the coding sequence ATGCCTCGCGCCACCGATCCCACCCCTCGCCCCCCACGCCGTCTGTTCGACGAGGACGGCCCAGGCGCGCACGCCCGCGGCGGCGGGCGCGGCCAGCGTCCGCTCGGCCACGGCGACCTGCGCCTGCTGCTGCTGGCGATGATCGAGACCCAGCCGCGCCACGGCTACGAGCTGATCCGCGCGGTGGCCGAGCTGTTCCATGGCCTGTACACGCCCAGCGCCGGCACCGTGTACCCGACCCTGGCGCAACTGGAGGCGCAGGGCCTGGTGCAGGCCGATGCCGATGCGGCACGCAAGCGCTACGCGATCACCGCCGACGGCCGCGCCTTCGTGCAGGCGCAGCGCGCGCAACTGGACGCGGCAGTGGAACGCACCCATCACCGCGCCCGCGCGCTGGTGCGCGCGAACGTGCCGGCGCCGGTGCGCGAGGCGATGCGGCGGATCAAGCACGGCCTGCTGGCGCGCCACGGCCGCTGGACCGATGCCGAAATCGAACGCGTCGCGCAGTTGTTGATTCAGGCCGCCGACGGCATGGCGCGCGACGGCGATGGCTGA
- a CDS encoding siderophore-interacting protein — protein MNAHEHRLLRHPLQLRHLQVLRTQPLTPHMRRIVVGGPALDGFVSAGPDDHVKLFFPNPDGAFVLPTLTDRGPVYPADAAPSPARDYTPRHYDAAARELTLDFVLHGDGAACRWAARANPGDPLVVGGPRGSFVVANDYATYVLIGDETALPAIGRWLQELPAAAQVHALIEIPGAADRQALPSRAQTRVDWLERNGVPVLGSQLLEDALRDFEAPPGDAFYWIACESSRARMMRKFVEGRLNVPKEWVRATGYWKSGREERE, from the coding sequence ATGAACGCCCATGAACATCGACTGCTGCGGCATCCGTTGCAGCTGCGCCACCTGCAGGTGCTGCGCACCCAGCCGCTGACGCCGCACATGCGCCGCATCGTGGTCGGCGGCCCGGCGCTGGACGGCTTCGTCAGCGCCGGACCCGACGATCACGTCAAGCTGTTCTTCCCCAACCCCGACGGCGCCTTCGTGCTGCCGACGCTGACCGACCGCGGCCCGGTCTATCCGGCAGACGCCGCACCCTCGCCGGCGCGCGACTACACGCCGCGGCACTACGACGCCGCGGCGCGGGAGTTGACCCTGGACTTCGTGCTGCACGGCGACGGCGCCGCCTGCCGCTGGGCCGCACGCGCCAACCCGGGCGACCCGCTGGTGGTCGGCGGGCCGCGCGGCTCGTTCGTCGTCGCCAACGACTACGCGACCTATGTGCTGATCGGCGACGAGACCGCGCTGCCGGCGATCGGCCGCTGGCTGCAGGAACTGCCGGCTGCGGCGCAGGTCCATGCGCTGATCGAGATCCCCGGCGCCGCCGACCGGCAGGCGCTGCCGTCGCGCGCGCAGACACGGGTCGACTGGCTGGAGCGCAATGGCGTGCCGGTGCTCGGCAGCCAGTTGCTGGAGGACGCGCTGCGCGATTTCGAGGCACCGCCGGGCGATGCGTTCTATTGGATCGCGTGCGAATCGTCGCGCGCGCGGATGATGCGCAAGTTCGTGGAAGGCCGCCTCAACGTGCCCAAGGAGTGGGTGCGCGCGACGGGATACTGGAAGTCGGGGCGTGAGGAGCGGGAGTAA
- a CDS encoding IS110 family transposase — protein sequence MRRFVGIDVAKAELVIHVLPDGLAWTQPNTPQGRVELVQRLARLECERIVLEASGGYEHEVLRTLRQANLPAVRMCAQRPRALAKALGIKAKTDALDARLLAVTAQAIVAPPTDVLPEHLQHLRELLDLRNALVGQHDALRRRLEHITSPEVRRHCQEAIDLLKRQSDALKRDLQQQADACSTLPKVPGLGPILRATLAARLPELGTLPPRKLAALVGLAPFNHDSGRWQGQRRIKGGRSDVRRALYMATWASIRAKSPLAQTYARLQAAGKPAKVAIVACMHKYLRWLNAIARDQASYAPPVIAAA from the coding sequence ATGCGGCGCTTTGTCGGGATCGATGTTGCCAAGGCCGAACTGGTCATTCATGTGCTGCCGGACGGACTGGCCTGGACCCAGCCCAACACGCCGCAAGGGCGCGTTGAGCTGGTCCAGCGTCTGGCGAGGCTGGAGTGCGAACGGATCGTGCTGGAAGCCAGCGGCGGCTACGAACATGAGGTGCTGCGGACGCTGCGGCAGGCCAACCTGCCGGCGGTGCGGATGTGTGCGCAGCGCCCACGTGCGTTGGCCAAGGCGCTGGGCATCAAGGCCAAGACCGACGCCCTGGACGCGCGTCTGTTGGCCGTGACAGCCCAAGCCATTGTGGCCCCCCCGACGGACGTGTTGCCCGAGCACCTGCAGCACCTGCGCGAACTGCTGGATCTGCGCAATGCTCTGGTCGGCCAGCACGACGCCCTGCGGCGGCGTCTGGAGCACATCACCAGCCCGGAGGTGCGGCGCCACTGCCAGGAAGCGATCGACCTACTGAAGCGGCAGAGCGATGCGCTGAAGCGAGACCTTCAGCAGCAGGCCGACGCGTGTTCGACCCTGCCCAAGGTGCCGGGGCTGGGGCCGATCCTGCGCGCCACCCTGGCCGCACGCCTGCCGGAACTGGGAACGCTGCCGCCGCGCAAGCTGGCCGCCCTGGTCGGGCTGGCGCCGTTCAATCACGACAGCGGCCGCTGGCAAGGCCAGCGCCGCATCAAAGGCGGGCGCAGCGACGTGCGCCGCGCGCTGTACATGGCCACCTGGGCCAGCATCCGCGCCAAATCCCCCTTGGCCCAAACCTATGCGCGCCTGCAAGCGGCCGGCAAACCGGCCAAGGTCGCCATCGTCGCCTGCATGCACAAGTACCTACGCTGGCTCAATGCCATCGCGCGCGATCAGGCTTCTTACGCGCCTCCCGTCATCGCTGCTGCATGA
- a CDS encoding YceI family protein has translation MNKTRTLLLPLALALAVVVAQPVSTAFAAPAAAAAVKGTSGTYKLDPSHTDVLVQWSHFGFSNPSAHFGDVDGTLVYNAQDVSKSSVNVTLPLSGLNSFTAKFDEHLKSGDFFDAAKFPTATFKSTKVTAAGANKLTVAGDLTIKGTTKPVVLAVTLNGAGPHPMKKVPALGFDATTTVKRSDFGLGAYVPNVSDEVKIRITTEALQDAK, from the coding sequence ATGAACAAGACCCGCACCCTGCTGCTCCCGCTGGCCCTGGCGCTGGCCGTCGTCGTCGCCCAGCCGGTCAGCACCGCCTTCGCCGCGCCGGCCGCCGCCGCCGCGGTCAAGGGCACCAGCGGTACCTACAAGCTGGACCCGAGCCACACCGACGTGCTGGTGCAGTGGAGCCACTTCGGCTTCTCCAACCCGAGCGCGCACTTCGGCGACGTCGACGGCACCCTGGTGTACAACGCGCAGGACGTGAGCAAGTCCAGCGTCAACGTGACCCTGCCGCTGTCGGGCCTCAACAGCTTCACCGCCAAGTTCGACGAACACCTCAAGAGCGGCGATTTCTTCGACGCCGCCAAGTTCCCGACCGCCACCTTCAAGAGCACCAAGGTCACCGCGGCCGGCGCCAACAAGCTGACCGTGGCCGGCGACCTGACCATCAAGGGCACGACCAAGCCGGTCGTGCTGGCGGTGACGCTCAACGGTGCCGGTCCGCACCCGATGAAGAAGGTGCCGGCGCTGGGCTTCGACGCCACCACCACGGTCAAACGCAGCGACTTCGGCCTGGGCGCGTACGTGCCCAACGTCAGCGACGAGGTCAAGATCCGCATCACCACCGAGGCGCTGCAGGACGCGAAGTAA
- a CDS encoding malonic semialdehyde reductase has translation MSDALHDAALDQLFRTARTQNAFRDTPVSEETLRALYDLVKWGPTAANSSPARFVFVTSAAGKEKLKPALSEGNLAKTLAAPVTVIVAHDEDFHEKLPYLFPHADAKSWFDGPREGRRESAFRNGTLQGAYLILAARSLGLDTGPMSGFDNAKVDAAFFAGTAIKSNFLINLGYGDPAGLFPRSPRLSFDEAARIE, from the coding sequence ATGTCCGACGCCCTGCACGATGCCGCCCTGGATCAATTGTTCCGCACCGCCCGCACCCAGAATGCCTTCCGCGACACGCCGGTCAGCGAGGAGACCCTGCGTGCCCTGTACGACCTGGTGAAGTGGGGCCCGACCGCGGCCAACAGCAGCCCGGCGCGGTTCGTGTTCGTGACCTCGGCCGCCGGCAAGGAGAAGCTCAAGCCGGCGCTGTCCGAAGGCAATCTGGCCAAGACCCTGGCCGCGCCGGTGACCGTGATCGTCGCCCACGACGAGGACTTCCACGAGAAGCTGCCGTACCTGTTCCCGCACGCCGACGCCAAGAGCTGGTTCGACGGTCCGCGCGAAGGCCGCCGCGAGTCCGCGTTCCGCAACGGCACCCTGCAGGGCGCCTACCTGATCCTGGCCGCGCGCTCGCTGGGACTGGACACCGGTCCGATGTCCGGCTTCGACAACGCCAAGGTCGATGCCGCGTTCTTCGCCGGCACCGCGATCAAGTCCAACTTCCTGATCAACCTCGGCTACGGCGACCCGGCGGGCCTGTTCCCGCGCTCGCCGCGGCTGAGCTTCGACGAGGCCGCGCGCATCGAGTAA
- a CDS encoding mitochondrial fission ELM1 family protein — translation MKRSDAPWAISDGRAGNARQADALAAALAGATPRSAPGLVLQPRAPWRWLAPRRLPGAAQAYGHGLAELLRQPPALAVGCGRQAALATRLLRARGSRVVQVLDPRLSPRHWDLLVVPEHDRLRGANVLTLLGSLHPVDDAWLAAGRAAFPAFAALPSPRTAVLVGGPAALAPWTAEDATTTFRHLAEDVREYGGSVLASTSRRTPPAVAAALRDAFAGVPGVVWCGERDGPNPYAGLLGWAERIVCTPDSVNLLSEACATRVPVSVAMPAAARGRARDFHAALRARGRLSEPAQDDAAPRTPLRETARIAAQARALLGLDGA, via the coding sequence GTGAAACGATCGGACGCGCCCTGGGCGATTAGCGACGGGCGCGCCGGCAACGCACGCCAGGCCGATGCGCTGGCCGCGGCGCTGGCCGGGGCGACGCCGCGGTCCGCACCGGGGCTGGTGCTGCAACCACGTGCGCCGTGGCGCTGGCTGGCACCACGGCGCCTGCCCGGCGCCGCGCAGGCCTATGGCCACGGCTTGGCCGAACTGCTGCGGCAACCGCCGGCGCTGGCGGTCGGCTGCGGTCGCCAGGCGGCGCTGGCGACGCGGCTGCTGCGCGCGCGCGGCAGCCGCGTGGTGCAGGTGCTGGATCCGCGCCTGTCGCCGCGGCACTGGGACCTGCTGGTGGTGCCCGAGCACGATCGCCTGCGCGGCGCCAACGTGCTGACCCTGCTCGGCAGCCTGCACCCGGTCGATGACGCCTGGCTGGCGGCCGGGCGCGCCGCGTTCCCGGCGTTCGCCGCACTGCCGTCGCCGCGCACCGCGGTGCTGGTCGGCGGGCCCGCGGCGTTGGCGCCATGGACTGCCGAAGACGCGACGACGACGTTCCGGCACCTGGCGGAGGACGTGCGCGAGTACGGCGGCAGCGTGTTGGCCAGCACCTCGCGGCGCACGCCACCGGCGGTGGCCGCGGCACTGCGCGACGCGTTCGCCGGCGTGCCCGGCGTGGTCTGGTGCGGCGAGCGCGATGGCCCGAATCCGTATGCCGGCCTGCTGGGCTGGGCCGAGCGCATCGTGTGCACGCCCGATTCGGTGAACCTGCTGTCGGAAGCGTGCGCGACGCGCGTCCCGGTGAGCGTGGCGATGCCGGCGGCGGCGCGAGGCCGGGCGCGCGACTTCCATGCGGCGCTGCGCGCGCGCGGCCGCCTGAGCGAACCGGCACAGGACGACGCCGCGCCCCGCACGCCGCTGCGCGAGACGGCGCGCATCGCCGCGCAGGCGCGCGCGCTGCTGGGACTGGATGGCGCGTAG
- a CDS encoding TonB-dependent receptor — MLRPYPLATALALALSSLAAQAAAADPVATDAAAAGTSDVQQLDAVSVIGQGETRQVQRITAQDVAVLPPGTSIQKLLNRIPGVNVQSNDAFGANEESQTISLRGFNGVRLGYTLDGLPLGDNAYGNYNGLNISRALIAENFVGVELASGIGSLGTASTSNLGGTVQYYSDDPSTEVGVRLSQTVGSDNNRRTFLRLDTGEHNGFSAYLSGIYADADMWAKPESPTHTAQFNGKGVYQFEGGKITAFVDTSRTSQADYAYLSKSGLHRGLGWDWNLYAPDWQRALAAAYCAPATRDPSRCGYSGGVDNIDDAYYQSRALRNDDLYYLAGDFQPSDAVSVHTQVYHHENEGQGHWWSPGQPSYPGTPQALPISIRSTNYTINRTGGIASLGWDIGPHHLEAGVWYERNKHHVERNFYWIDGPIDDDLFLSNPNRRLFSQDYVITTKQAYVQGTFKLLDDRLTLDIGAKSPHTTMTARETPGIAVEAPVANGELKASKALLPQAGVRYRLAEGQEVFASYAENIAAFQGGGAGGPLLVTQASFDASVGALQPEKSKTFEAGYRLVRDQFEASLVGYDVTFDNRLLSLNPCPSIQQGTTPACTTRFFNVGSVSSRGGELTFIWKPNAHLQWYNSASINRSTYDDNYVQNGVVIPTAGKYTVDTPKRMFASELSWTWNGWNANLRGKYTGQRYYTYTNDQGFGGYTSFDAGAGYDFGAVSFLQDLKLSLNVTNLTDKRYASNLTAFSNSDPNGRALAFHASAPRQAFLTLDARF, encoded by the coding sequence ATGCTCCGTCCCTATCCGCTCGCCACCGCCCTGGCGCTCGCCCTGTCGTCCCTCGCCGCGCAGGCCGCCGCCGCCGATCCCGTCGCGACCGATGCCGCCGCAGCCGGCACCAGCGACGTGCAGCAACTCGATGCGGTGTCGGTGATCGGCCAGGGCGAGACCCGCCAGGTGCAACGCATCACCGCGCAGGACGTGGCGGTGCTGCCGCCGGGCACCAGCATCCAGAAGCTGCTCAACCGCATCCCCGGCGTCAACGTGCAATCCAACGACGCCTTCGGCGCCAACGAGGAATCGCAGACCATCAGCCTGCGCGGCTTCAACGGCGTGCGCCTGGGCTACACCCTCGACGGCCTGCCGCTGGGCGACAACGCCTACGGCAACTACAACGGCCTCAACATCAGCCGCGCGCTGATCGCCGAGAACTTCGTCGGCGTGGAGCTGGCCTCGGGCATCGGCAGCCTGGGTACCGCCTCCACCAGCAACCTCGGTGGCACGGTGCAGTACTACTCCGACGATCCGTCCACCGAAGTCGGCGTGCGCCTGTCGCAGACCGTCGGTTCGGACAACAACCGCCGCACCTTCCTGCGCTTGGATACCGGCGAGCACAACGGTTTCTCCGCCTACCTGTCCGGCATCTACGCCGACGCCGACATGTGGGCCAAGCCGGAATCGCCGACCCACACCGCACAATTCAACGGCAAGGGCGTGTACCAGTTCGAGGGCGGCAAGATCACCGCCTTCGTCGACACCTCGCGTACCTCGCAGGCCGACTACGCCTACCTGTCCAAGAGCGGCCTGCACCGCGGCCTGGGCTGGGACTGGAACCTGTACGCGCCGGACTGGCAGCGCGCGCTGGCCGCGGCCTACTGCGCGCCGGCCACGCGCGATCCCAGCCGTTGCGGCTACAGCGGCGGCGTGGACAACATCGACGACGCCTACTACCAGAGCCGCGCGCTGCGTAACGACGACCTGTACTACCTGGCCGGCGACTTCCAGCCGTCCGATGCGGTGAGCGTGCATACCCAGGTCTACCACCACGAGAACGAAGGCCAGGGCCACTGGTGGTCGCCGGGCCAGCCGTCCTACCCGGGCACGCCGCAGGCGCTGCCGATCTCGATCCGCAGCACCAACTACACCATCAACCGCACCGGCGGCATCGCCTCGCTGGGCTGGGACATCGGCCCGCACCACCTGGAAGCCGGCGTGTGGTACGAGCGCAACAAGCACCACGTGGAGCGCAACTTCTACTGGATCGACGGCCCGATCGACGACGACCTCTTCCTGAGCAACCCGAACCGCCGGCTGTTCTCGCAGGACTACGTCATCACCACCAAGCAGGCCTACGTGCAGGGCACCTTCAAGCTGCTCGACGATCGCCTGACCCTGGACATCGGTGCCAAGAGCCCGCACACCACGATGACCGCGCGCGAGACCCCGGGGATCGCCGTGGAAGCGCCCGTGGCCAACGGCGAACTCAAGGCCAGCAAGGCGCTGCTGCCGCAGGCCGGCGTGCGCTACCGCCTGGCCGAGGGCCAGGAAGTGTTCGCCTCCTACGCCGAGAACATCGCCGCGTTCCAGGGCGGCGGCGCCGGTGGCCCGCTGCTGGTGACCCAGGCCTCGTTCGACGCCAGCGTCGGCGCGTTGCAGCCGGAGAAGTCCAAGACCTTCGAAGCCGGCTACCGCCTGGTGCGCGACCAGTTCGAAGCCTCGCTGGTCGGCTACGACGTGACCTTCGACAACCGCCTGCTCTCGCTCAACCCGTGCCCGAGCATCCAGCAGGGCACCACCCCGGCGTGCACCACGCGCTTCTTCAACGTCGGTTCGGTGAGCAGCCGCGGCGGCGAGCTGACCTTCATCTGGAAGCCGAACGCGCACCTGCAGTGGTACAACTCGGCCTCGATCAACCGCTCCACCTACGACGACAACTACGTGCAGAACGGCGTGGTCATCCCCACCGCCGGCAAGTACACGGTGGATACGCCCAAGCGCATGTTCGCCAGCGAACTCAGCTGGACCTGGAACGGCTGGAACGCCAACCTGCGCGGCAAGTACACCGGCCAGCGCTACTACACCTACACCAACGACCAGGGCTTTGGCGGCTACACCTCCTTCGATGCCGGCGCCGGCTACGATTTCGGCGCGGTGTCGTTCCTGCAGGACCTGAAGCTGTCGTTGAACGTCACCAACCTCACCGACAAGCGCTACGCCTCCAACCTCACCGCCTTCAGCAACAGCGACCCCAACGGCCGCGCGCTGGCCTTCCACGCCAGCGCGCCGCGGCAGGCATTCCTGACCCTGGACGCGCGCTTCTGA
- a CDS encoding glycerophosphodiester phosphodiesterase, producing MAVLATTAAAAPAAAPSESKPLVIGHRGASALRPEHTLASYAKAIADGADFIEPDLVSTKDGVLVARHENEIGGTTDVAAHPEFAARKTVKQIDGQRVEGWFTEDFTLAELKTLRARERLPQLRGTAFDGQFQVPTLDEIIDFTAAESATRERPIGLIPEIKHGTYFRGLRLAMEDKVVATLDAHAYTRKAPLVIQSFEIGNLQYLHDKLGSTHPNVRLVQLLGDPKERPGDQLRDGPTYAQMGSAQGLRAIARYAQLVSPNLRAIVPVNADGALAAPTSFVADAHAAGLQVIPYTFRPENYFLPKQLQDARGPAAVNAEGSITEMRALLDTGIDGFFTDDPAVGRAAVDGTAAARGR from the coding sequence ATGGCCGTGTTGGCGACCACCGCGGCGGCCGCACCGGCCGCCGCACCTAGCGAGAGCAAGCCGCTGGTGATCGGCCATCGCGGCGCCAGCGCGCTGCGCCCCGAGCACACCCTGGCGTCCTACGCCAAGGCCATCGCCGACGGCGCCGACTTCATCGAACCGGACCTGGTCTCGACCAAGGACGGCGTGCTGGTGGCGCGGCACGAGAACGAGATCGGCGGCACCACCGACGTGGCCGCGCATCCGGAGTTCGCCGCGCGCAAGACCGTCAAGCAGATCGACGGGCAGCGCGTGGAAGGCTGGTTCACCGAGGACTTCACCCTGGCCGAGCTGAAGACCCTGCGCGCGCGCGAGCGCCTGCCGCAACTGCGCGGCACCGCCTTCGACGGGCAGTTCCAGGTGCCGACCCTCGACGAGATCATCGACTTCACCGCGGCCGAGTCGGCCACGCGCGAGCGGCCGATCGGGCTGATCCCGGAGATCAAGCACGGCACCTACTTTCGCGGGCTGCGCCTGGCGATGGAGGACAAGGTCGTCGCCACGCTCGATGCGCATGCCTACACGCGCAAGGCGCCGCTGGTGATCCAGTCGTTCGAGATCGGCAACCTGCAGTATCTGCACGACAAGCTCGGCAGCACCCATCCGAACGTGCGCCTGGTGCAGTTGCTGGGTGACCCCAAGGAGCGCCCGGGCGACCAGTTGCGTGACGGCCCGACCTACGCGCAGATGGGCAGCGCGCAGGGCCTGCGCGCGATCGCCAGGTACGCGCAACTGGTCAGCCCCAACCTGCGCGCGATCGTGCCGGTGAACGCCGACGGCGCGCTGGCCGCGCCCACGTCCTTCGTCGCCGACGCGCATGCAGCCGGCCTGCAGGTGATTCCGTACACGTTCCGGCCCGAGAACTATTTCCTGCCCAAGCAACTGCAGGACGCGCGCGGCCCGGCCGCGGTGAACGCCGAAGGCAGCATCACCGAGATGCGCGCATTGCTCGACACCGGCATCGATGGCTTCTTCACCGACGATCCGGCGGTGGGCCGTGCGGCGGTGGATGGGACGGCGGCGGCGCGCGGGCGCTGA